From the Thermococcus sp. M39 genome, one window contains:
- the hxlAB gene encoding bifunctional 3-hexulose-6-phosphate synthase/6-phospho-3-hexuloisomerase yields the protein MILQVALDLTDIEQAISIAEKAARGGAHWLEVGTPLIKKEGMRAVELMKRRFPDRKIVADLKTMDTGALEVEMAARHGADVVSILGVADDKTIKDALMVARKYGIKVMVDLIGVKDKVKRAKELEKMGVHYILVHTGIDEQAQGKSPLEDLEKVVKAVKIPVAVAGGLNLETIPKVIELGATIIIVGGAITKAEDPEEVTRRIIDLFWGEYMQTIRKAMHDITEHIDHVADALRLEEVRGMVDAMIGANKIFIYGAGRSGLVGKAFAMRLMHLDFNVYVVGETITPAFEEGDLLIAISGSGETRTIVDAAEIAKNQGGKVVAITSYKNSTLGKLADVVVEIPGRAKTDVPTDYIARQMLTQYKWIAPMGTLFEDSTMVFLDGIIALLMATFQKTEKDMKKKHATLE from the coding sequence ATGATTTTACAAGTCGCTCTGGATTTAACTGATATTGAACAGGCCATTTCTATAGCGGAAAAAGCTGCTCGTGGCGGTGCTCATTGGCTTGAAGTTGGAACGCCTCTTATCAAAAAAGAGGGAATGAGAGCAGTTGAGCTCATGAAGAGACGCTTTCCAGATAGGAAGATAGTCGCTGACCTAAAGACCATGGACACTGGAGCTTTAGAGGTCGAGATGGCCGCGAGACATGGAGCAGACGTTGTCTCTATTCTTGGCGTTGCTGATGACAAGACAATAAAAGATGCTCTCATGGTGGCAAGAAAGTATGGAATCAAAGTTATGGTGGACTTGATAGGTGTTAAGGACAAAGTTAAGAGAGCAAAAGAGCTTGAGAAGATGGGAGTTCATTATATCCTCGTTCACACGGGGATAGATGAGCAGGCTCAAGGAAAAAGCCCGCTTGAAGATTTAGAAAAGGTTGTCAAAGCGGTTAAAATTCCAGTTGCAGTTGCAGGAGGATTGAACTTAGAAACAATCCCCAAAGTTATTGAGCTCGGTGCGACTATAATCATCGTTGGGGGGGCAATAACTAAGGCAGAGGATCCAGAAGAGGTAACAAGAAGGATAATTGACCTCTTCTGGGGTGAATACATGCAGACAATAAGAAAGGCAATGCATGACATAACCGAACATATTGATCACGTTGCCGATGCACTTAGGCTTGAGGAAGTCAGGGGAATGGTTGATGCAATGATTGGAGCCAATAAGATTTTCATCTACGGCGCTGGAAGGAGCGGATTGGTTGGCAAAGCGTTTGCTATGAGATTAATGCACCTTGACTTCAATGTCTACGTTGTCGGTGAGACTATAACTCCAGCATTTGAAGAGGGTGATTTGCTGATAGCGATAAGTGGAAGCGGTGAGACGAGGACGATAGTGGATGCTGCTGAGATTGCAAAAAACCAAGGTGGAAAGGTTGTTGCAATAACCTCATATAAGAACTCAACACTTGGCAAGCTGGCTGATGTTGTAGTTGAAATTCCAGGAAGGGCTAAGACAGATGTTCCAACAGATTACATAGCGAGGCAGATGCTAACTCAGTATAAGTGGATAGCACCAATGGGAACTTTATTTGAGGACTCAACAATGGTATTCTTAGATGGAATAATCGCACTTCTGATGGCAACATTCCAGAAGACCGAAAAGGATATGAAGAAGAAGCATGCGACCTTAGAATAG
- the trmBL2 gene encoding HTH-type transcriptional regulator TrmBL2, translating to MAKDRMVELLQEHFELNLYEARAYVALVAFGVLTPAELASVSEVPAPRTYDVLRSLEKKGFAISQPGKVNKYRPVHPKNILEKFIEEWQERVKEELEAKKKAKEELLELMTPLIETEIPKYGVERVWVVRGIRNSTLKTKEMLEGVQKEVLLADDGYVAINLEDDIIKAIERGITAKIVVTKQILPRLQASKLMDYYKNGKLEIKVIDNLELPMLICDEEVFFALEDMAARYFNYETQVWIKDFRVVNLFRGKFNEYWEKAEKV from the coding sequence ATGGCAAAAGATAGGATGGTAGAACTTTTACAAGAACATTTTGAATTGAACTTATATGAGGCAAGAGCATATGTTGCCTTAGTTGCGTTTGGAGTTCTTACTCCGGCAGAGTTGGCAAGCGTTTCTGAAGTTCCAGCACCAAGAACTTACGATGTATTGAGAAGCTTGGAGAAGAAAGGTTTTGCAATCAGCCAGCCTGGTAAGGTTAACAAATACAGGCCAGTACACCCCAAGAACATACTCGAGAAGTTCATCGAAGAATGGCAGGAGAGAGTTAAGGAAGAGCTTGAGGCAAAGAAGAAGGCCAAGGAAGAGCTTCTTGAACTCATGACACCATTGATAGAGACAGAGATTCCAAAGTATGGTGTTGAAAGAGTTTGGGTCGTTAGAGGAATTAGAAACTCAACGCTCAAGACAAAGGAAATGCTTGAAGGAGTGCAGAAAGAGGTGCTCCTTGCAGACGATGGTTATGTCGCAATAAATCTTGAAGATGACATCATTAAGGCCATTGAAAGAGGCATTACAGCCAAAATTGTTGTTACCAAGCAGATACTCCCAAGACTCCAGGCATCAAAGCTCATGGACTACTACAAGAACGGAAAGCTTGAGATTAAGGTCATTGACAACCTTGAACTGCCAATGTTAATCTGTGATGAGGAAGTGTTCTTTGCATTAGAAGACATGGCTGCTAGATACTTTAACTATGAGACCCAAGTCTGGATCAAGGACTTCAGAGTCGTCAACCTCTTTAGAGGAAAGTTCAATGAATATTGGGAGAAAGCAGAGAAAGTTTGA
- a CDS encoding helix-turn-helix domain-containing protein — MKHLKILNVLEGKELTIVEISKETKMSLAEVRKLLLRLAEQGKVESLQREGKIFWKIKQKTPEEEKFKYV, encoded by the coding sequence ATGAAGCATTTAAAAATTTTAAACGTTCTCGAAGGAAAGGAGCTAACAATTGTAGAAATATCAAAGGAAACAAAGATGTCTCTTGCAGAGGTTAGGAAGCTATTGCTTAGATTAGCGGAGCAGGGAAAAGTCGAGAGCTTACAAAGAGAGGGTAAAATCTTCTGGAAAATCAAGCAGAAGACTCCCGAAGAAGAAAAATTTAAATATGTATAA
- a CDS encoding Sjogren's syndrome/scleroderma autoantigen 1 family protein, giving the protein MTLSDEEIRKIITPLLFSGAKMLDKHCPKCGSPLFELNGRIFCPVCEHREKQRKAELKGIEQILMEKLKMLANSLPDDVEELEKHLRVIEKIIEILERYKKLEGRE; this is encoded by the coding sequence ATGACATTAAGTGATGAGGAAATCAGAAAAATAATAACCCCACTCTTATTTTCTGGAGCAAAGATGCTCGATAAACACTGTCCTAAATGCGGTTCTCCCCTTTTTGAGCTCAATGGAAGGATTTTCTGTCCTGTGTGTGAGCATAGGGAAAAGCAAAGAAAAGCTGAGTTGAAGGGAATTGAGCAAATATTAATGGAAAAGCTGAAAATGCTTGCAAACAGCTTACCTGATGATGTTGAAGAGTTGGAGAAACACTTAAGAGTCATAGAAAAGATAATTGAGATTTTGGAAAGATACAAAAAGCTGGAGGGAAGAGAATGA
- a CDS encoding arginase family protein translates to MVTFIPFGEKPNREGVMYVLNLLRKNKLIEEYMIVESNTIELLSERLPVDRAYIIGEHLATYGIVQKLKPRAVISIDAHTDLMHDYLDHGSWLAYALEKRVIEKASVIGPVLMIPTTEGTELWTRRVKIFPALPRSKKTRGKWKAYKSLKNHPVEEIIKDAKKYLGDEIYLTVDLDVLLPEYKIARFQHGELTLEDLLHIIEEIKKNFKIIAFDIAEISDKIKRSRLGKKALIDVFQLLSGE, encoded by the coding sequence ATGGTTACGTTCATTCCATTTGGAGAAAAGCCAAACAGAGAGGGAGTCATGTATGTTCTCAACCTTCTGCGAAAGAATAAGCTTATTGAGGAATACATGATTGTTGAGTCGAACACCATTGAGCTGCTTTCTGAAAGATTACCCGTTGACAGGGCATATATAATCGGAGAGCACCTTGCGACTTATGGTATAGTCCAAAAGCTCAAACCGAGAGCAGTTATAAGCATAGATGCTCATACTGATTTAATGCACGATTATTTAGATCACGGCTCTTGGCTTGCATATGCTCTCGAAAAGAGAGTAATTGAAAAGGCCTCAGTTATTGGTCCTGTTTTGATGATACCCACTACAGAAGGCACTGAGCTGTGGACGAGAAGAGTTAAGATATTCCCCGCTTTACCCAGAAGCAAGAAAACAAGAGGTAAATGGAAAGCGTATAAAAGTCTGAAAAATCATCCAGTAGAGGAGATAATTAAGGATGCAAAGAAGTATCTCGGAGATGAAATTTATCTCACCGTTGATTTAGATGTTCTGTTGCCTGAATATAAAATTGCTCGCTTTCAGCATGGCGAGCTCACATTAGAGGATCTCCTTCATATCATTGAAGAGATTAAAAAGAACTTTAAGATCATAGCATTTGACATAGCGGAGATTTCGGACAAGATAAAGCGCTCACGTCTAGGGAAGAAAGCATTAATTGATGTGTTCCAACTGCTGAGTGGTGAGTGA